The following proteins are co-located in the Nocardioides piscis genome:
- a CDS encoding winged helix-turn-helix transcriptional regulator, which yields MTTTYGQFCPVAMASEVLTERWTPLVVRELLCGSTHFNDLRRGVPLMSPALLSKRLKTLERVGVVERRDGGYHLTPAGQELRAVIESLGVWGQRWARGDVVAKHHDASLLMWDIHRNIVVAALPPRRVVVHFHLQGSRDRKSHFWLVLDAPTVDLCLTDPGHDVDLEVAGHISTMVDYWMGRTDFKTAVRAGDLDVFGPRTLVRALPTWFARSDFADVPIPA from the coding sequence ATGACGACGACCTACGGCCAGTTCTGTCCGGTGGCGATGGCCTCCGAGGTGCTCACCGAGCGGTGGACGCCACTGGTGGTGCGCGAGCTGCTGTGCGGCAGCACCCACTTCAACGACCTGCGTCGCGGCGTCCCGCTGATGTCGCCGGCCTTGCTCTCGAAGCGGCTCAAGACCCTGGAGCGGGTGGGGGTGGTGGAGCGTCGCGACGGGGGATATCACCTCACGCCGGCGGGTCAGGAGCTGCGGGCGGTGATCGAGTCACTGGGCGTCTGGGGCCAGCGGTGGGCCCGTGGTGACGTGGTGGCCAAGCACCACGACGCGTCGTTGCTGATGTGGGACATCCACCGCAACATCGTCGTCGCGGCGCTGCCCCCTCGACGCGTGGTGGTCCACTTCCACCTGCAGGGCTCCAGGGACCGCAAGAGCCACTTCTGGCTCGTCCTGGACGCGCCGACGGTCGACCTGTGCCTGACCGACCCCGGCCACGACGTCGACCTCGAGGTGGCCGGTCACATCTCCACGATGGTCGACTACTGGATGGGGCGCACCGACTTCAAGACCGCCGTCCGAGCGGGAGACCTCGACGTGTTCGGGCCACGCACCCTCGTGCGGGCGCTCCCGACGTGGTTCGCTCGCAGCGACTTCGCCGACGTCCCGATCCCGGCCTGA